A window of Rhizobium acidisoli contains these coding sequences:
- the thpR gene encoding RNA 2',3'-cyclic phosphodiesterase, producing the protein MPRLFTALEIPRNAAMSLSLLRGGLPGARWIDVENYHITLRFIGDVDGRTADEIVERLDRIDRPEFQFRLEGIGSFGSKKPHSVWAGVSQSPEMYALQGEIERICQRIGLPPDPRKFMPHVTLARLKSSRLDDVVQYLAGRGNFHTSTFTAPRFVLLSSRESVGGGPYLTEEVFPLHEARSAPSASSRLLQPVKSLV; encoded by the coding sequence ATGCCGAGACTGTTTACCGCCCTCGAAATTCCGCGCAATGCGGCGATGAGCCTTTCATTGCTGCGCGGTGGCCTCCCCGGAGCACGATGGATCGATGTGGAGAATTACCACATCACCCTGCGCTTCATCGGTGATGTCGACGGCCGCACGGCCGATGAAATCGTAGAACGCCTTGACCGGATCGACCGGCCGGAATTCCAGTTCCGGCTCGAAGGCATCGGTTCCTTCGGCTCGAAGAAGCCGCATTCGGTCTGGGCCGGCGTTTCGCAATCGCCGGAGATGTACGCCCTCCAGGGCGAGATCGAGCGGATCTGCCAGCGCATCGGCCTGCCGCCGGATCCGCGCAAATTCATGCCGCATGTGACGCTGGCGCGGCTCAAATCGTCGCGGCTCGACGATGTCGTGCAATATCTGGCCGGACGCGGCAACTTTCACACGTCGACCTTCACGGCGCCGCGCTTCGTGCTGCTGTCGTCGCGCGAATCGGTCGGCGGCGGCCCCTATCTCACCGAGGAAGTGTTCCCGCTGCACGAGGCGCGCTCGGCGCCCAGCGCTTCGAGCAGGCTGCTACAGCCGGTCAAGAGCCTGGTGTAG
- a CDS encoding arylesterase, whose protein sequence is MRFKVAALQFTVIAVSLIFAAAADARTINLVGFGDSLMAGYQLPPGDGFPEKLQAALKAKGLDVTIANAGVSGDTTTGGLARIDWSIPDGTDGVILELGANDALRGIPPEESEKNLDQMIARLKERGIAVLLVGMMAPPNMGADYAERFNPIYRKLSEKHGVKLYAFFLDGVALDAGLKLDDGMHPNAKGVDVMVQKMEADVTNFVGTISSVKK, encoded by the coding sequence ATGAGATTTAAAGTTGCCGCGCTTCAATTCACCGTCATTGCGGTCTCTCTGATCTTTGCCGCTGCCGCCGATGCCCGGACGATCAATCTCGTCGGTTTTGGGGACAGTTTGATGGCGGGCTATCAGCTCCCGCCCGGCGACGGCTTTCCGGAAAAGCTGCAGGCGGCGTTGAAGGCGAAGGGGCTCGACGTCACTATTGCCAATGCCGGGGTCTCCGGCGACACGACGACAGGGGGGCTTGCGCGGATCGACTGGTCGATACCCGACGGTACCGACGGCGTCATTCTGGAGCTCGGCGCCAACGATGCGTTGCGCGGCATTCCGCCTGAGGAAAGCGAGAAGAACCTCGATCAGATGATTGCCCGGCTGAAAGAGCGCGGCATCGCCGTGCTGCTCGTCGGCATGATGGCGCCGCCCAATATGGGCGCGGATTATGCGGAACGCTTCAATCCGATTTATCGGAAACTTTCGGAGAAACACGGAGTTAAGCTCTATGCCTTCTTTCTCGACGGCGTGGCGCTCGATGCGGGGCTTAAACTCGACGACGGCATGCATCCGAATGCGAAGGGTGTGGATGTCATGGTTCAGAAGATGGAAGCCGATGTCACAAATTTCGTCGGGACGATTTCTTCTGTGAAGAAATAG
- a CDS encoding ABC transporter ATP-binding protein: MAKTIIELKGADLTLGSAAASVHVLKGIDLDIASGESVGIVGPSGSGKSTLLMVLAGLEKLDSGEININDTPLHALSEDQVADFRGRNIGIVFQSFHLIANMTALENVAVPLELANVGNAFEIAHRELKSVGLGERLNHYPGQLSGGEQQRVAIARALAPSPALLIADEPTGNLDTETGRQIADLLFSKQAERGMTLLLVTHDVSLANRCSRQIRVRSGRIEGDSAARRSEAAIA; this comes from the coding sequence TTGGCTAAAACCATCATCGAGTTGAAGGGCGCCGATCTGACGCTTGGCAGTGCTGCCGCTTCCGTGCATGTGCTGAAGGGCATCGATCTCGATATCGCGTCAGGCGAATCCGTCGGCATCGTCGGTCCGTCCGGTTCCGGCAAATCCACCCTGCTGATGGTGCTTGCCGGCTTGGAAAAGCTCGACAGCGGCGAAATCAATATCAACGATACGCCGCTCCACGCGCTGAGCGAGGACCAGGTGGCCGATTTCCGCGGCCGCAACATCGGCATCGTCTTCCAGTCCTTCCATCTGATCGCCAATATGACGGCGCTGGAAAACGTCGCCGTGCCGCTGGAACTCGCCAATGTCGGCAACGCCTTCGAGATCGCCCATCGCGAGTTGAAATCGGTCGGCCTCGGTGAACGGCTGAACCACTATCCCGGCCAGCTTTCCGGCGGCGAACAGCAGCGCGTGGCGATCGCCAGGGCGCTCGCCCCCTCGCCCGCCCTCTTGATCGCCGATGAGCCCACCGGCAATCTCGACACCGAGACCGGCCGACAGATCGCCGACCTCTTGTTTTCCAAGCAGGCCGAACGCGGCATGACCCTGCTTCTCGTTACCCACGACGTCTCGCTGGCCAACCGCTGCTCGCGCCAGATCCGCGTCCGTTCCGGCCGGATCGAAGGCGACAGCGCCGCCCGCCGCAGCGAGGCGGCAATCGCATGA
- a CDS encoding ABC transporter permease, with protein MSIVTPRVSLAFRLALRELRGGIRGFYIFLACIALGTGAIAAVNSVSQSITDTIASQGQELLAGDVRFELNNREATPEEMAFLDGLGTVSVSTGLRSMARKPDGSDQALVEVKAVDDAYPLYGSFVAEPDYPLAALLSGQGGTYGAVAAPLLLDRLGLAVGDELLLGNVKLSITGTVKTEPDALSEGFGFAPRLLVSRRALEASGLIQTGSLVEHAYKIRLEDKGAMPGIQARAAKEFPSAGWAVRTSDRAAPSLTENITRFSQFLTLVGLTALIVGGVGVANAVRAFLDSKRTTIATFKCLGAPAQVVVLIYLFQIAIIALGGILIGLLIGALSPIFAAQFLAQFLPVSTAPTLYPGALLLATLFGILTTLAFAILPLGHAREVPATALFREQGFEARHLPSWPYILLAALFMAALAGLAILTAYDRFIAVVFVGAIVFAFVVLRLVAAAIAWLARRSPRVNSPALRLAIGNIHRPGALTPSVVLSLGLGLALLVTLTLIDGNLRQQLTGRMNEGAPNFFFVDIQSAEVDAFRALVQAQAPKGKLMEVPMLRGRIIAFNGEDVSKMNVPAAGRWVLNGDRGITYADALPENAALTEGSWWDKDYSGEPLVSFSSEEAHELGLKIGDKVTVNVLGRNITAKIANLRRVQWESLSINFVMVFSPNTFRGAPHAWLATLTDPASTPAEDAAILKSVTNTYPTITSVRVKDAIDIVNQLVAQLATAIRAAASVALIASILVLAGALAAGNRARTHDAVVLKTLGATRAMLIRAFSYEYLILGLATAIFALTAGSVAAWFIVARIMRLPSTFLPDVAGLTLVTALVLTVGIGLIGTWRILGQKAAPVLREL; from the coding sequence ATGAGCATCGTCACGCCGCGCGTTTCGCTCGCTTTTCGCCTGGCGCTCCGCGAGCTGCGCGGCGGCATTCGCGGCTTCTACATCTTCCTCGCCTGCATCGCGCTCGGCACCGGGGCGATTGCCGCCGTCAATTCCGTCTCGCAATCGATCACCGATACGATCGCCTCGCAGGGGCAGGAGCTGCTGGCCGGCGACGTCCGTTTCGAACTCAACAACCGCGAAGCGACGCCTGAGGAAATGGCTTTCCTCGACGGCCTCGGCACCGTTTCGGTGTCGACCGGTCTGCGCTCGATGGCCCGCAAGCCTGACGGTTCCGACCAGGCGCTGGTCGAGGTCAAGGCGGTCGACGACGCCTACCCGCTCTACGGCAGTTTCGTGGCCGAGCCGGACTATCCGCTGGCAGCTCTGCTTTCGGGCCAGGGCGGCACCTATGGCGCCGTCGCAGCGCCGCTGCTTCTCGATCGGCTCGGGCTCGCGGTCGGGGATGAATTGCTGCTCGGTAATGTCAAGCTCAGCATCACCGGCACCGTCAAAACCGAGCCGGATGCGCTGTCGGAGGGTTTCGGTTTTGCGCCACGTCTGCTAGTCAGCCGCCGGGCGCTCGAAGCCTCCGGGCTGATCCAGACGGGAAGCCTGGTCGAGCATGCCTACAAGATCCGGCTGGAAGACAAGGGCGCAATGCCGGGCATCCAGGCGCGCGCCGCCAAGGAATTTCCCTCCGCCGGCTGGGCCGTTCGGACCAGCGACCGCGCCGCCCCCTCGCTCACCGAAAACATCACCCGCTTCTCGCAGTTCCTGACGCTGGTCGGCCTCACCGCGCTGATAGTCGGCGGCGTCGGCGTCGCCAATGCCGTGCGCGCCTTCCTCGATTCCAAGCGCACCACCATCGCAACCTTCAAATGCCTCGGTGCGCCGGCGCAGGTTGTCGTTCTGATCTATCTCTTCCAGATCGCCATCATCGCGCTTGGCGGCATCCTGATCGGCCTTCTCATCGGCGCGCTGTCGCCGATCTTCGCCGCTCAGTTTCTGGCGCAGTTCCTGCCGGTCTCGACGGCGCCGACGCTTTATCCCGGCGCCTTGCTGCTGGCGACGCTCTTCGGCATCCTGACGACGCTCGCCTTCGCCATCCTGCCGCTCGGCCATGCCCGCGAAGTGCCGGCGACCGCGCTCTTCCGCGAGCAGGGCTTCGAGGCCCGCCACCTGCCCTCCTGGCCCTATATCCTGCTGGCCGCGCTCTTCATGGCCGCCCTTGCCGGCCTTGCCATCCTCACCGCCTATGACCGCTTCATCGCCGTCGTGTTCGTCGGTGCGATCGTCTTCGCCTTCGTCGTGCTACGCCTGGTCGCAGCAGCGATCGCCTGGCTTGCGCGCCGCAGCCCGCGGGTCAACTCGCCGGCATTGCGGCTTGCGATCGGCAATATCCACCGCCCCGGCGCATTGACGCCTTCGGTCGTGCTCTCGCTCGGCCTCGGCCTGGCATTGCTGGTGACGCTGACCCTGATCGACGGAAACCTGCGCCAGCAGCTGACCGGCCGCATGAACGAGGGCGCGCCGAACTTCTTCTTCGTCGATATCCAGAGCGCCGAGGTCGATGCTTTCCGTGCTCTCGTCCAGGCACAGGCGCCGAAGGGCAAGCTGATGGAAGTGCCGATGCTGCGCGGCCGCATCATCGCCTTCAACGGCGAGGACGTCAGCAAGATGAACGTGCCTGCCGCCGGCCGCTGGGTGCTGAACGGCGATCGCGGCATCACCTACGCCGACGCCCTGCCGGAAAATGCCGCCCTGACCGAAGGCAGCTGGTGGGACAAGGATTACAGCGGCGAGCCGCTCGTCTCCTTTTCCTCGGAAGAGGCGCACGAACTGGGCCTGAAGATCGGCGACAAGGTCACAGTCAACGTGCTCGGCCGCAACATCACCGCGAAGATCGCCAATCTGCGCCGCGTCCAATGGGAATCGCTGTCGATCAATTTCGTCATGGTCTTCTCGCCGAACACTTTCCGCGGCGCCCCGCACGCATGGCTGGCGACCCTGACCGATCCCGCCTCGACACCGGCCGAAGATGCGGCGATCCTGAAATCCGTCACCAACACCTATCCGACGATCACCAGCGTCCGCGTCAAGGACGCGATCGACATCGTCAACCAGCTGGTGGCCCAGCTAGCAACCGCAATCCGCGCCGCAGCCTCCGTCGCCCTTATCGCCTCGATCCTTGTCCTGGCCGGGGCGCTTGCCGCCGGAAACCGGGCACGCACCCACGACGCGGTGGTGCTGAAGACGCTCGGCGCCACCCGCGCCATGCTCATTCGCGCCTTCAGCTACGAATATCTGATCCTTGGGCTGGCAACCGCGATCTTCGCGCTGACGGCCGGCAGCGTTGCCGCCTGGTTCATCGTCGCTCGCATCATGCGCCTGCCCTCGACCTTCCTGCCCGATGTGGCGGGGCTGACGCTGGTCACCGCGCTCGTGCTGACCGTCGGCATCGGCCTCATCGGCACCTGGCGCATCCTCGGGCAGAAGGCGGCACCCGTCCTGCGCGAGCTTTGA
- a CDS encoding Bax inhibitor-1/YccA family protein → MADLRNYQSRAQTGEMIDQGLRAYMLKVYNLMALGLAITGVAAYLGFNFAVQDGQLTQFGVLLFQSPLRWVVILAPLAAVFFLSFRINSMSVAAAQTTFWVYAGLVGLSLSSIFLVYTGQSVVQTFFVTAASFGALSLYGYTTKRDLSAMGSFLIMGLFGLIIASIVNVFLASSAMQFAISVIGVLIFAGLTAYDTQRIKELYLEADDVAVAGRKAIMGALTLYLDFINLFMFLLQFMGNRK, encoded by the coding sequence ATGGCTGACCTTCGTAACTATCAAAGCCGCGCTCAGACCGGCGAGATGATTGATCAAGGCCTGCGCGCCTATATGCTCAAGGTTTACAACCTGATGGCGCTGGGCCTGGCGATCACCGGTGTGGCCGCATATCTCGGATTCAACTTCGCTGTTCAGGACGGCCAGCTCACCCAGTTCGGCGTGCTCCTGTTCCAGTCGCCCTTGCGCTGGGTCGTGATCCTTGCGCCTCTTGCGGCCGTCTTCTTCCTGAGCTTCCGCATCAATAGCATGAGCGTGGCCGCCGCGCAGACGACCTTCTGGGTCTATGCCGGACTGGTCGGCCTGTCGCTCTCGTCGATCTTCCTGGTCTACACCGGCCAGAGCGTCGTTCAGACCTTCTTCGTCACCGCCGCCTCCTTCGGCGCGCTGTCGCTTTACGGCTACACGACGAAGCGTGACCTGTCGGCGATGGGCTCGTTCCTGATCATGGGTCTTTTCGGCCTGATCATCGCTTCGATCGTCAACGTCTTCCTGGCTTCGTCCGCCATGCAGTTCGCGATCTCGGTGATCGGCGTGCTGATCTTCGCAGGCCTCACCGCCTACGACACGCAGCGGATCAAAGAATTGTACCTGGAAGCCGATGACGTTGCCGTGGCCGGCCGCAAGGCGATCATGGGTGCGCTGACGCTCTATCTCGACTTCATCAACCTCTTCATGTTCCTGCTGCAGTTCATGGGCAACCGCAAATAA
- a CDS encoding GNAT family N-acetyltransferase produces the protein MSFLLRDGSAADIPAITGIYRESVLNGTSSYEITPPSEAEMAQRFAAIVGQQYPYIAAAGADGCLLGYAYASAFRVRPAYRWMVEDSIYLAPEARGLGIGKALMAELIDRCTSLGFRQMIAVIGGASPASIALHLKAGFVEVGLMRGAGYKHGRWLDTMLMQRVLGEGMTTDPDPSAYPGTLFAG, from the coding sequence ATGTCATTTCTCCTGCGCGATGGCTCTGCAGCCGATATTCCCGCCATTACCGGTATCTACCGGGAATCCGTTCTGAACGGCACCTCGAGCTACGAGATCACCCCGCCCTCCGAGGCCGAAATGGCGCAGCGTTTTGCGGCGATCGTCGGCCAGCAATATCCCTATATCGCCGCAGCCGGTGCGGATGGATGCCTGCTCGGCTATGCCTATGCCTCGGCCTTTCGCGTCCGCCCGGCCTATCGATGGATGGTCGAGGATTCGATCTATCTGGCGCCCGAAGCCCGTGGCCTCGGCATCGGCAAAGCGCTGATGGCGGAGCTGATCGACCGCTGCACAAGTCTCGGTTTTCGTCAGATGATCGCCGTCATCGGCGGCGCCAGCCCCGCCTCGATCGCGCTTCATCTCAAGGCGGGCTTCGTGGAGGTCGGTCTGATGCGGGGCGCCGGCTACAAACACGGCCGCTGGCTGGATACGATGCTCATGCAGCGCGTCCTCGGCGAGGGCATGACGACCGATCCGGATCCCTCCGCCTATCCCGGCACGCTGTTTGCCGGCTGA
- a CDS encoding DUF2794 domain-containing protein yields MTDQPDLRHGEGRSVDNSSSVVVDLREYKQSKDPLPVTFHRRELDAILWIYGRMVGDGEWRDYAIDHLKDKAVFSVFKRSGEMPLFRIEKNPKLAAKQGAYSVINVHGTILKRGHELNQVLKVFDKALKLVDK; encoded by the coding sequence ATGACAGATCAGCCGGATTTGCGACACGGCGAAGGCCGTTCCGTCGACAATAGTTCCTCAGTCGTCGTCGATCTCAGGGAATACAAGCAGAGCAAGGACCCGCTTCCGGTGACCTTTCACCGGCGCGAACTGGACGCGATCCTCTGGATCTACGGTCGTATGGTCGGTGACGGCGAATGGCGCGACTACGCCATCGATCACCTGAAGGACAAGGCGGTGTTCTCCGTCTTCAAGCGCTCCGGCGAAATGCCGCTCTTCCGCATCGAGAAAAATCCCAAGCTCGCCGCCAAACAGGGCGCCTATTCGGTGATCAACGTCCACGGCACGATCCTGAAGCGCGGGCACGAGCTGAACCAGGTGCTGAAGGTGTTCGACAAGGCGCTGAAGCTAGTCGACAAGTAG
- a CDS encoding DUF1223 domain-containing protein, with amino-acid sequence MSPRFLIPLIVGVVLSGPLQAEDGTPKGVVELFTAQGCSSCPPADAAFRKLVSQGDVIALAYHVDYWNYLGWADTLSSKENTERQYGYARTMGRSNVYTPQAIVNGRGHLAGADLNGINSKIDTYSGEGNGLTVPISAAMRGDELEIKIGAGQGKANVVMVYFDKEKTIEVEKGENSGKKLSYLHSVTNVETVGMWDGKATSLTLPASVLQRPQLEGCAILLQSANDNGDPAAILGATVVMAGKNI; translated from the coding sequence ATGTCCCCCCGTTTCTTGATTCCGCTGATCGTCGGTGTTGTTCTCTCAGGCCCGCTGCAGGCCGAAGACGGCACGCCGAAAGGTGTCGTCGAACTTTTCACGGCCCAGGGCTGCTCTTCCTGTCCTCCTGCTGACGCCGCTTTCCGCAAGCTGGTGAGCCAGGGCGATGTCATCGCACTCGCCTATCATGTCGATTACTGGAATTATCTCGGCTGGGCCGATACGCTGAGCTCCAAGGAAAACACCGAGCGGCAGTATGGCTATGCGAGGACAATGGGCCGCAGCAACGTCTATACGCCGCAGGCGATCGTCAACGGGCGCGGCCATCTGGCCGGCGCAGATCTCAATGGCATCAACAGCAAGATCGACACCTATAGCGGCGAAGGCAACGGGCTGACCGTGCCCATCAGCGCGGCAATGCGCGGCGACGAGCTGGAGATCAAGATCGGCGCGGGGCAGGGCAAAGCCAATGTGGTGATGGTCTATTTCGACAAGGAAAAGACGATCGAGGTCGAAAAAGGCGAGAACAGCGGAAAGAAGCTGTCCTATCTGCACAGCGTCACCAATGTCGAAACGGTCGGCATGTGGGACGGCAAAGCGACCAGTCTGACGCTGCCGGCCAGTGTGCTGCAGCGGCCGCAGCTCGAGGGCTGCGCGATTCTGCTGCAATCGGCGAACGACAACGGCGATCCTGCGGCGATCCTGGGCGCGACCGTGGTAATGGCTGGCAAAAATATCTGA
- the acnA gene encoding aconitate hydratase AcnA — protein MSKSLDSFNCRSTLSVGGKDYVYYSLPKAEANGLPGVSKLPYSMKVLLENLLRFEDGQSVTKEHILAVAEWLNNKGAVENEIAYRPARVLMQDFTGVPAVVDLAAMRDAMVSLGGDPEKINPLVPVDLVIDHSVIVDEFGTPQAFAKNVELEYQRNGERYRFLKWGQQAFKNFRVVPPGTGICHQVNLEYLGQTVWTKEEDGETIAYPDTCVGTDSHTTMINGLGVLGWGVGGIEAEAAMLGQPVSMLLPEVIGFKLTGKLKEGVTATDLVLTVVQMLRKKGVVSKFVEFFGPGMDNMPLADRATIGNMGPEYGATCGFFPVDGETINYLTMSGRTHDRIALVEAYSKAQGMWRDGDGSDLVFTDTLELDLGDVVPSMAGPKRPEGRIALENIATGFAGSMDADYKKPGQLNNRYAVEGTDFDLGHGDVAIAAITSCTNTSNPSVLIAAGLLARNAVAKGLKTKPWVKTSLAPGSQVVGEYLAKSGLQADLDKLGFNLVGFGCTTCIGNSGPLPAPISKTINDKGLIVSGVLSGNRNFEGRISPDVQANYLASPPLVVAYALAGTVQKDLTKEPIGEDQNGNPVYLKDIWPTSHEVQEFIQKYVTRELYESKYADVFKGDVNWQAVQVPPGQTYAWDDNSTYVQNPPYFVGMGKKGTGVSDIKGARVLGLFGDKITTDHISPAGSIKAASPAGAYLIDHEVAVADFNQYGTRRGNHEVMMRGTFANIRIRNHMLGPNGKEGGYTIHYPSKEETSIYDAAMQYKAEGVPLVIFAGVEYGNGSSRDWAAKGTNLLGVKAVVAQSFERIHRSNLVGMGVIPFVFEEGTTWQSLGLKGDELVTIEGLDKIKPREKKIAKITYGDGTVKEVPLLSRVDTLDEVVYLNNGGILQTVLRDLAA, from the coding sequence GTGTCTAAATCTCTTGACAGTTTCAATTGTCGTTCCACGCTTTCCGTTGGTGGAAAGGACTATGTCTATTACAGCCTGCCCAAGGCTGAGGCAAACGGTCTGCCCGGCGTCTCGAAGCTTCCCTATTCGATGAAAGTGCTGCTCGAAAACCTGCTGCGTTTCGAAGACGGCCAGTCGGTCACCAAGGAGCACATCCTCGCCGTTGCCGAATGGCTGAACAACAAGGGCGCAGTTGAAAACGAGATCGCCTATCGCCCGGCGCGCGTGCTGATGCAGGACTTCACCGGCGTTCCCGCCGTCGTCGATCTTGCCGCGATGCGCGACGCGATGGTGTCCCTCGGCGGCGATCCCGAGAAGATCAACCCGCTCGTTCCCGTCGATCTTGTCATCGACCACTCGGTCATCGTCGACGAATTCGGCACGCCGCAGGCTTTCGCCAAAAACGTCGAGCTCGAATACCAGCGCAACGGCGAGCGCTACCGCTTCCTGAAGTGGGGCCAGCAGGCCTTCAAGAACTTCCGCGTCGTGCCTCCCGGCACCGGCATCTGTCACCAGGTCAATCTCGAATATCTCGGTCAGACCGTCTGGACCAAGGAAGAGGACGGCGAAACGATCGCCTATCCGGATACCTGCGTCGGCACCGACAGCCACACGACGATGATCAACGGTCTCGGCGTTCTCGGCTGGGGCGTGGGCGGTATCGAAGCTGAAGCGGCGATGCTCGGCCAGCCGGTCTCGATGCTGCTGCCCGAAGTCATCGGCTTCAAGCTGACCGGCAAGCTCAAGGAAGGCGTCACCGCGACCGATCTCGTTCTGACCGTCGTGCAGATGCTGCGCAAAAAGGGCGTCGTTTCGAAGTTCGTCGAATTCTTCGGCCCCGGCATGGACAATATGCCGCTCGCCGACCGCGCGACGATCGGCAATATGGGTCCGGAATACGGCGCGACCTGCGGCTTCTTCCCGGTCGATGGCGAAACCATCAATTACCTCACCATGTCCGGCCGCACGCATGACCGGATCGCCCTCGTCGAAGCCTATTCGAAGGCTCAGGGCATGTGGCGCGACGGCGATGGTTCCGATCTCGTCTTCACCGACACGCTGGAACTCGACCTCGGCGACGTCGTGCCGTCGATGGCCGGCCCCAAGCGTCCGGAAGGCCGCATCGCGCTCGAAAACATCGCTACCGGTTTCGCCGGCTCGATGGATGCCGACTACAAGAAGCCCGGCCAGCTCAATAACCGTTATGCGGTCGAAGGCACGGATTTCGATCTTGGCCATGGCGACGTGGCGATTGCCGCCATCACCTCCTGCACCAATACCTCCAACCCGTCGGTGCTGATCGCTGCCGGCCTTCTCGCCCGCAACGCCGTTGCCAAGGGCCTGAAGACCAAGCCGTGGGTCAAGACCTCGCTGGCACCGGGATCGCAGGTCGTCGGCGAATATCTCGCCAAATCAGGCCTGCAGGCCGACCTCGACAAGCTCGGCTTCAACCTCGTCGGCTTCGGCTGCACCACCTGCATCGGCAATTCCGGCCCGCTGCCGGCGCCGATCTCGAAGACGATCAACGACAAGGGCCTGATCGTATCCGGCGTTCTTTCCGGCAACCGTAACTTCGAAGGCCGCATTTCGCCCGACGTGCAGGCGAATTATCTGGCTTCGCCGCCGCTCGTCGTCGCCTATGCGCTCGCCGGCACGGTGCAGAAGGACCTCACCAAGGAGCCGATCGGCGAGGATCAGAACGGCAACCCCGTCTACCTCAAGGATATCTGGCCGACTTCGCACGAGGTGCAGGAATTCATCCAGAAATACGTCACCCGCGAACTGTACGAAAGCAAATATGCCGACGTCTTCAAGGGCGACGTCAACTGGCAGGCCGTTCAGGTTCCGCCGGGCCAGACCTATGCCTGGGATGACAATTCGACCTATGTCCAGAACCCGCCTTACTTCGTCGGCATGGGCAAGAAGGGCACCGGCGTCTCCGACATCAAGGGCGCGCGTGTCCTCGGCCTGTTCGGCGACAAGATCACCACCGACCACATTTCGCCGGCCGGTTCGATCAAGGCCGCGTCACCGGCCGGTGCTTACCTTATCGACCACGAGGTCGCCGTTGCCGACTTCAACCAGTACGGCACGCGCCGCGGCAATCATGAAGTGATGATGCGCGGCACCTTCGCCAATATCCGCATCCGCAACCATATGCTGGGCCCGAACGGCAAGGAAGGTGGTTACACCATCCACTACCCGTCGAAGGAAGAGACTTCGATCTACGACGCCGCCATGCAGTACAAGGCCGAAGGCGTGCCGCTCGTCATCTTCGCCGGTGTCGAATACGGCAACGGCTCCTCACGCGATTGGGCTGCCAAGGGCACCAACCTGCTCGGCGTCAAGGCTGTCGTCGCCCAGTCCTTCGAGCGTATCCATCGCTCGAACCTGGTCGGCATGGGTGTGATCCCCTTCGTCTTCGAAGAGGGCACGACCTGGCAGAGCCTCGGCCTGAAGGGCGACGAACTCGTCACCATTGAAGGCCTCGACAAGATCAAGCCGCGTGAGAAGAAGATCGCCAAGATCACCTATGGCGACGGCACTGTGAAGGAAGTTCCGCTGCTGTCGCGCGTCGATACGCTCGACGAGGTGGTCTACCTCAACAATGGCGGCATCCTGCAGACGGTTCTGCGCGACCTCGCTGCCTGA
- the ccmA gene encoding heme ABC exporter ATP-binding protein CcmA, whose protein sequence is MHLTAENLAARRGEDLIFVNISFHLAAGEALILTGRNGSGKSTLLRVVAGLLKPEKGTVIVRDGAGREDGHPGEFSHYLGHRNAMKNELTVAENLDFWRRFLGGTGSSAGLSVEDATESVGLPGIAHLPFGYLSAGQQRRFAFAKLLVAHRPIWILDEPTAALDASADRLFAGLIEAHLTNGGIVLAATHQPLGLKNAQELKMTGFAGVDAGVWG, encoded by the coding sequence ATGCATCTCACCGCCGAAAATCTGGCCGCAAGGCGCGGTGAGGATCTGATTTTCGTTAACATTTCCTTTCACTTGGCAGCCGGCGAGGCGCTCATCCTGACAGGCAGAAATGGATCGGGAAAGTCCACTTTACTGCGCGTTGTTGCCGGCCTGCTCAAGCCGGAAAAAGGCACTGTCATCGTCCGCGACGGAGCGGGCCGGGAAGACGGACATCCTGGCGAGTTCAGCCACTACCTCGGCCATCGAAATGCGATGAAGAATGAACTTACCGTTGCAGAGAATCTGGATTTCTGGCGTCGTTTTCTCGGCGGCACCGGCAGCTCTGCCGGCCTCTCCGTCGAGGACGCCACCGAGTCCGTCGGCCTTCCGGGTATTGCCCACCTTCCCTTCGGTTACCTCTCCGCCGGCCAGCAGCGCCGTTTCGCCTTCGCCAAGCTACTCGTCGCCCACCGCCCCATCTGGATCCTCGACGAACCCACCGCCGCACTCGATGCCAGCGCCGACCGGCTGTTTGCCGGATTGATCGAAGCGCATCTGACAAACGGCGGCATCGTGCTGGCGGCGACACATCAGCCGCTGGGATTGAAGAATGCGCAGGAATTGAAGATGACGGGCTTTGCCGGTGTGGATGCGGGAGTGTGGGGGTGA